The following is a genomic window from Rhodothermales bacterium.
AAGCGGCTGCATGACGATTACGGGTTGTTTCGGGAGGAGTTGATCTCGGCCGGCGACTACGAGTTCTGGCTCCGTGTCGGCAAACACGAGCCGTTTTACCGGTATCCGGGGACGCTGGGGCTGTATTATCGGAACCCCGCCGGCATCGAACACGGCGCGGCGACGGGCAAACGCGAGACGATCCGGATCTGGGAGGAATACGGGATGTTCGACCGCGGCGTGTTGACGATCCTCGATGGCCAGCTCTTCTCCCGGGCGCACATCCAGCGGTATTTCCCGGAAGGAGGATACACGCCGGCGAAGACCCTCCCCGAGTACATCACCCGGTTCCAGGAAAGCCTCTCCCGCCGCGACCTAGCGCTGGCCACACGCATCGCCGACGAGGCCGTGAACGCTTTCCCGCGCGCGCCGTATCCGTTTGTGCTCCGCGCCATTTCATCGCGGATGCAGGGCCAGTTCGGGCCGGCGATCGAGGCGCTGGAGGCCTCGTTGAAGCTGGAGGAAAGCCCCGAGGCGCTGTACGAACTCATCCAGACCTCCCTCGCCACCGAACACCACACCGAGGCCCGCCGCGCCGGCGATTACCTCAAGCAGCGCTTCCCCGATTGGGCCGCGATGGTGGAAAAAATGGCGTTGTAAAGCCGATCCACGCCCCATCACGTAGGTCGGGTTAGCGAAGCGTAACCCGGCGCTTGCTCCACGCTCCCTCGACCCCAATCGAAGCAAGGCGTAACCCGGCGTTACAAAATTCGCATTTCAATCCGCCAGACGCAGTTCAAATGGATTCGACACCCTGGATTCCAGCGGGGCCGGATAAAATTCCTCGGGTTGAGTGTACACCATCAGGCGAAGCCGAAACGTCCCTTCGATTGGGCCGACGAATTCCGGGCCGCAGTTCTGGTCCGGCAAACATGCATTGATCTCCCCCTCCAAGTCGATTGAAGCGCCAGGCATCAACTTCTTACGCGGACGATTGCACATCAATATGTGGATGGGCGAATACACCATGACCCAGGTATCGTCTTGTTTGCGCACTAACGACGTAGATGTGGTGTGACAGCCAGGCAAAAAGACGGCGTCGAAAGACGTGTTCGTAAACACCGACGGGATAGCTACATAGAGAAACCGCCGGCTATCTTCTCCGATGACGACCTCATAGCTGGCTTGCGACGTTTGAATCGCGTAGTCTTGCGCGAGAGTGACCAGCACCCAGGGAGTGGTCAGGAGCGATACGAGCAGTGAATGAGCGAGAAATCGCATAAGACTGATTTAATGTCAATCGAAAGCCCGATCGTTAGACCGTAATTCGAGTTCGAGAAAACCGGCCGCCAATACGCCATGAAGTTGCGGTGTGCCGCCGAGTGGTGTGAACACTAAAAACGCGTTGTCAGCTTAAACACACCACTCGTCGCCATCCATTTAAGCACTTCAGAAAAGGTTGAAAAAAGCTGTTTCTCCCGTCTCGTCTTCCCCAACTCGATTGGGGATCCAAGCCATTCATGCAGCATTGCATGGATCCCCGCTTTCGCGAGGACGACGAACCTGGAGAATAGCGACATTGCAAAGAGTGGAAACCCACTAAAAATCAGCATTGCGCAAATCCCAACAGTTTTTTATTCCCCCTCGACCACAAACGGCACCGAGCGCACCCAATCGCCCTCAGAACGTTTGTCCCTTGAAACCCTCAAGGCGAAACGATACACGCCGGCAGGTGCATGCGTAATCCGGATGACTTGCGAGATAGGATCCGAGAGTCATAACACACCAAATCAACCGGCGCCCCCCTTCTCACTCGGCCGGCGACAGCTGCGTGATCGGCGTTAGCGCCACCTTCCGGAACTCCACCTCCGCCCCTTCCGCCTGGAGCGCGATCTGCCCGCGGTCGACCGTGGCGTTGAAGCCGTCGTTGACCAGGTCCCCGTTCAGCCAGACCCGCAGCGTGTTGCCCACGGTCTCGATCGTCATGGCATTCCATTCGCCGACCGGTCGCTCCGAACCGTCGGTGAGGTTGAGGATACGGCGGGCTTTGCCCTCGGTGATCCCCCATTCGGCGCGTGGCCCGCGCCGGGCCTCCATGTCCGGCACTTCGATGTCCTCGACGATCACCCAGAAGTCGCCGGCGTTTTCATGCAGCATCTGGACCTCGATGGACTTCGGAAACATCGCGTACAGGGCCCGAGGTGTCGAGGCGTGGACGAGCGCGCCGCAGTTGCCGGGTTCGCCGGCGAAGCGGTATTCGATTTCGAGCCGGTAGTTCTGGTGCACGTCATCCGTGATGAGATGGCCTTCCGGCGTGCCGGCGCTGACGAGCAGGCCGTCGCGCACGAAGAACGGGTTCTCGACGGCGCTTGTGTCCATCGCCGGGATGTCGATGTGCCAACCCGTCAGGTCGCGCCCGTTGAAGAGTGCGCGCGACTCGGGAGGGGCTTCGCAGCCGGCGGCGACGAGGAGGAGTACCAGGATGCCGGCTGGTTTTAAAAGGATGTTGTGCATGGTGATGGTGACAAATGTGTGTGTGTAGAGATGCTCCACAGGAGCGTCTCTACGAAATGGGTGCGGGCCGGCAATGAGCACATAAAACCCAACGTCATCGCTTTTTCGCCGCCTTCCTTTCCAGGTTCTCGTGGAGGCGGGCGGCGGCGATGCGGGCGATGAGGTCGTACGGGATGGGTTCGCTCAAGGGCAGCTGGAGGTTGCCCTTTTCGCCGCGGTACCGGGCGATGTCCTTCTGGAGCTGCGCATCCCCTTTTACCGGAGGAAAGATGCCGATGTGTTTTTTAAACGCCGCGTAGTAGATCACCATACCATGTTGGGCGAAAGCCGGCATGCCGTAGCTGATCTTTTCGTCTGCTTCGGGAAGGGCTTTGCGCACCGTTGCCTGTAAGGTCCGCAGGATCTCCTGGATGTCGGGCGGGAAGCCGGCGATGTAGGCGTCGACGGTGGCGGGTTTGACGGGGGGTTCGTTCATAGGGATTTTGATAGATGAGCTGGTGGCCCTCAGAGCATCCATTCAAACGGGAGGAGCGCCAGCAGACGCACCTTCAGACGCCGGAATGCGGTTGTACCCGGTTCGATGGTATGGCGTTTCTTGCCCTCGGGAGTCCATTCGAGCCACTCGAGCCGGCCCTCCGGCGTGAGGTAGACCTCGTAGGCCGTGAGGGCAAACTCGGCGTCGAACACATGGCTAAGCCGGCGCGCGAGGTCAGGGCTATCCAGCAACAGCCCCATTTCCGTGTTAAACCGCGCGGACCGGGGGTCGAAGTTAAACGATCCCACGAACACATGCCGGTCGTCCAGCGCAAACGTCTTGGCGTGGAGGCTGGCGGCGGAACTGCCGCCGATGGACTCATGCGCACCGGTGGTATCGCCCCACCCGCGTTTGAGTTCAAACAATTGAACCCCGGCGCGGAGCAGCGCCTTGCGGCGTTTGGCGTAGCCGGCATGGACGGCCGTGACGTCCGTTGATTCCAGCGAGTTGGTGAGGACGCGAACCTGGACGCCACGTTCGGACAGCCTCTTCAGCGTCGCCGTTCCCGCCGCCATCGGCACGAAGTAGGCCGACACCAGATCGAGGCGACGCACCGGTGAACCGATGTGTTCGAGCAGCTGTGTCAGGAGCAGCACCTCGGGGTGCTCATCGTGTCCCAGCGTTTTGAGAGGATCGTCGTAGAGGAGGTGGGCTTCTGTCCAGATCCATGCTCGTTTGCCCTCCTCCAATTCGGTCAAGATAGGCGTCTCGTAGAGGGCTTGCATGTAACCGGTCGAATCTGGATCCATCCGATTGGCCGTAAACTGATCCAACAGCCGCTCGCCCTCGGCCGGGCCGGCCGGCGGGACAAGCCGGGAGATGGGCGCGGCCAGGGTGCTGGTCCAGTAGAGGTCGAACATCGTCCCCGCTTCTTCCACTACCGCCCCGATCGCCAGCACATCGAGGTCGGTGAACGCCATTCCATCCCCCTCGGCGTAGTATTCGTTGCCCACGTTTCGGCCGCCAGTCACTATCGCCTTTCCGTCCACCGTGAGCGACTTGTTGTGCATCCTCCGATTGGAGCGCCAGAAATCCGTCAGCGCGTTCATATAACGCAGCTTGCGCCAGCGGAGCGGATTGTAGATGCGGACCTCGATGTTCGGGTGGGTGTCTAGCCCGGCGAGGGTAGGGTCGAGTTCCTCCGTGGTGCCGTCGTCTAGCAGGAGCCGGACGCGAACACCGCGCTCGGCGGCGCGCCACAACGCCTCGAACAGAAGGAGGCCCGATTGGTCTCCACGCCAGATGTAATAGAGGGCGTCGATCGTGTCCTGCGCCGCATCCACCAGTTGGTGGAGGGCAACGAAGGCCTGACGGGGGCCCGCAAGCGGGAAGATCCCCGTCTGGCCGGCGTGTTCGGTGGTAGCCGTGGAAAACATGGGCTGCAGGGTTTAAGGTTCGGGGTTTAAGGTTCAAAGACGCTCATTCATAGAACCTTGAACTTTTTAACCTTAAACCGTTCATCCCATGTGGTAGAAGTACTCTTCCCGCACGATTTTCCCGTTTTTGACCTGGAAGAGCCCGACCTCATCCATCTGCATCCGCCGGCCCGACGGTTTGTGGGTGATGTCGTACTGGAAGCCGACGATGAACCGGTCGTCGTGCGGCCACGGGCCAGTGACCGTGGCGGAATGGACGTCGTGATTGGCCACCCACCAGGCGGATTTGGCGCGGATGGCTTCGAGGCCGCGGGCTTCCCGCTCGGATCCCGGCGGCGCGCCGGCTTCGACGCTCATGGCGTCTTCCGCGAAGAGGGTGTTAATGGCTTCGAGATTTTGACCCTGCCGGCAGAGGTCGGCCAGTTTGCGGGCAATGTCGAGGGTGGACATGGAGGCTACCTGCTATGGGTTGAACGGACCGACAAGGACGGAGCCGGCGGCGATATACGCAAGGGGGAGATGGTAACGTCATGGAAACATAGCCCGGGCTCCTGTACGATGTAACGCCGAGGGCGCTCCCTCACTCCATCTCCGGCGTCGCAGGCTTGTCGGCGAGGAGATGGTAGGTTTCGCTGGCTTTTTTGAACGTTTCGTGGTCGTCCAGTTGCCGGGCAGCGTGGGCGAGGGCGAGCCAGATGTCGGGGTCTTCCGGGAGGCGCCCGGTGGCATCCCGGAGCAGATCGAGCGCTTCGGCATGCCGGCCGGTATCCATGTAGAGCTTGCCGAGGCTGGTGAGAACCGCCGGCTCGTATGGCGCCTGGAGCCGGGCCTGTTCGAAGGCATTTAGGGCTGCTTCGCGATTTCCCGCGCGGAGGCGGATGAGGCCAAGGCGCACGAGCACCGTGAGCGGGGCGTGGGTTTCGTCGAACGAGGCAGAGAAGCGCTCGAGAAGTCGGGCGGATTCCTCCGTTCGGCCGGCCATCGTCAGGATATCGTACAACTCCCACACCGGCTGGGCGTGCCGCGGAAAGACGCGCGCCAGTTCGCGCACCAGCGCTTCCGCCTCGGCCGGCTGAGCCGTTCGCAGCCTCCGCACAGCCCGGACCCCCTCCACCAGGCGCTCCTGTTCGGCCGTCTTCATGGCCGCGCAGGCCGCGATAATGTCCGGCATAGGCTCATCCCAGGCGTGGGCGTCGAGGCTGGCGCCCTGCCGGCACAACGCCAGCACAAGCCGCGCCAGCCGCTCGGCCGCGAGGCCGTCGGCGCTGTGGTTCACATCGGCCAGATGCTGGTTCTGGCGTTGGACGACGGCGCGCGCCCTGCCGGGGTCGGCCAGTAAGGATTCAATGGCCGCGGTCAGGTCGGGCAGCCGGCGCACCACCAGCGGGCCCACCAGCCCCTCGTGCGCGAGCGCGGCTTCGGGATCCATCGTCACCGCAATCACAGGGCGACGCCGAAGCATGGACTCGACTACGGCGTGCGAGGATTCGAGGCAGACGACCATATCCGCCGCCCGCACCGCATCGCCGTTCGAGCATCGCACGAGATAGACATCCCCATAGCCTTCTTCATCCAGCCACTTCTCGTAGTGTTTGCCCAGGCCGGCCACATCGGCGCCGGCGGCCACAAGGAGAGCCTCATCCTCCGCGGCCGGCTCGACGATCAGCTGGCACCCGCCCTGCACGGCCCGGGTCGCTTGCAGAGCGGCTATGTGCAGCGCCATGGAAAAGCGGAAGCGCCGTGCAAAATCCGCCGACACGCCTTCAAACGGAGGCACCCGGAGGAGGATCACCGGGCGGTCCGGCGGCATCCCGAGCCGTAGTCGGGCCTCGTGCTTCTGCGTCCGTTGCTCATTTCCGCCCGCCCCGGGCTCCGCCTTTCCGGGCCAGCCCGTCACAAACACCTGGTCGGACGCTACGCCGGCCGCGACGAGTCGGTCGCGGTCGAGCCGGCTTCCCACCGCGGCGAAATCGGCAAACAGTGCCGGCTCCGCCACGGCCTCGAGGCCGCTGCCGTACCACCACTCGCCCAGGGCCAGCGTCGGCACCTGTGCTTCGCGGGCGAAATGGACCACCGCGCGCGAAGCGTCCGAATGGTCGTCGCCAACGACGATGAGGCGGACATCATACGCGTGCAGGACGCGTTTGAGGGTGTCGATTGCCAGCACCTGCTGCTCCAGCCGGCGGAGGAGCGAACGGAAGAACGGTTGCCCCACCTCGTGGAGCAACCCGCCGTCCGTCGAAGCGGCTCCGGGCGCCACCTCCGCGATCTTCATCAGTGTCAGGAGGGCGTTCACGCGCCGCGTGCTTTCGACGGCGGCGCGCTCGCGCAAGGGTAGCGAGGCAAAGGCGTGCCAGTCGATGCATGGGATGCCGGCCGCATGCGCCGCATGCAGCGTCGGGCGGTCGCGCAGGGCGTCCGCTTCTTTGAGGATGGGCACATAGCCGGCTTCGGAGGCCGCCCGGAGCACCGACATGTACGCGTTCGCCACGCCGCTCGTCTCGTAGAACACGACGCCTTTTTTCATCTCACGCATCCCCCTTGGCCTCTCGCCGATGCAGCGCCCACATGAAATACGGGAAGGATCCTTCCTCCAACAACTCGGCCAGCGGCACGCCTTCGTAGGTCAGTACGGCCCGGGCTTCGGGATGCGCCGCCCAGGACCGGGCTTCCTCCCGCGCCGCGGCGGCACGGGCGGCAACGACGTCACGCGGCTCCTCGGACCAGTGGCGGTCGAGCGCGGCGGCAATGTCTGCCGGCGTCACCCGCCAGCCGTTGCCGCAGGTCGCGCACGTACACGCCCCGACCGGTAGGCCGGCCACCGTCGGCAACAACGCCGCGTACACCGCCTGGCACGCCGCGCATCGCACGATGAGATAGGCGGCGTGCCGGCGGGGCTCGATGCCCAGAATCGTCGCCTCGGGTGAAAAGATCTTGGCCCTGGTCATGCGGTCAACCCGTGGTTTCCGTCGGGATGAGTTGCGCAAGCGTTTCGCGGAGGGCGCCTTTCTGGAACAGGGCCGCCTTGCGGTCGCTCCGCTTCTCCATCGGCAGGGCCGAGAGAACCTTGCGGGTCTCGGTGATCTGCTGGAAGAGCGAGTAGTGCTGCTCGATGAAATCGCGGTACGCCTTCGAACTGTAGATGTGCGACGTGACCATGCCCACGGCCTCGTCGACCGTATTAAAAAGCACCTGTTCCGGCCAGATGCCGCCCGAGAACGGGAAGTTATGGACGACCGGCTTGATGCCGCAGGCCATCGCCTCGGCGATCGAGTAGCCAAAGCTCTCGTGCATCGAGGTGGAGAGGAGGAACTGCTTGTCCGACAGCCATCCACCGATGTCCTTCTGCCAGCCGTCGAACTGGACGTTGTTCGCGAGGCCCATCTCCTTGATCATGTGGTTCCAGTAGATCTGCACCATCGGCTCCTGGAATTGGCCGGCGACATACAGCTTGTACCGAGCGTCGAAGCGGACGAGCTTGGCGAGGATTTGCAGGAGCAACGTCGGGTTTTTGCGGGAATGGATGTAGCCCACGCTGGCGAGGTTGAAGCCCGGGCTGCGCGGCGTGAACCGGTAGCGGTCGATCGCTACGCCGTTGCACACTACGGCCACCTGGACGCGGTCCTCGATCCCCGGCACGGTGCTGCGGAGGATCGTGATGAGGTGGTCGGTGACCAGCATCAGGGTGTCGATATTCTCCCACTGGACCTGCGCCGGCATCGGGGTGAAGACCTCGTAGCGATGCAGCCGGCAGACGATCGGCTTGCGGCGGGCGACTTCGAGGCGCGAGGCGTGGACCACGAGTTCGTCGCACCACTCGAACCAGCAGATATCGGCCTGCTCCATAAGCGGGGCGACCTCCTCGATCCGGGAGATGACGGCCTTCGTGACGTCGTAATGACGGTTGAGACCGCCGATGAGGTCGTCAAGGAACTGGTCGAAGCCGGCGCGGACGAACAGCGTCAGTTTCCGTTTGCCCATCGAGAGACCGGGTTCGACGCCGGGAATACGCTGTGGGACGGCGTCGATCTGGGCGAGCTGGTTGGCGTTCGCCACGAGGCGCGCTTTGCGGTACCATTCGAGCGCGTACGGGAAATCGGCCATCTGCTCGTACAGATTGCCCAGCAGGTAAAGCACTTCGAAGCGCTCCGGCGCCTGGGCGAGGGCGGCGAAAAGGCGTTCCTCGGCCTCGGGATACTGTTTCCGTTCGAGCGCGACGATCGCCCCCAGGAGGTAATAGCGCTCGTCCTGCCCGTAGGTCTTCCGCCACGTCGCCAGCAGCGCTTCCGCTTCCGAAAGCTGCCCGTTTTGAATGCAGGATTTGATGGTTTCTTTTGCGTCAAACTGTCGTTGATCCATGGCCATTGAGGGTGTTGTGAGATGAAATAGGTAGCGTTAATTCCAGCCGGCGAGCCGTTTGAACTCGGCCGGCAGGAGGATTCGGTTGGATTCGAGCACGCGGAGCACCTCCCGCGACTCGTCGTCGGACGCGACGGGCTCCCGGCCGCCGAGGAGGTGTGCGATAAACGCCGCCGCCTCGCGGCCGCGGGTGTAAGAAGCCTGAAGGACGTCGCCCCGCTTGCGGAGCAGGTCTCGGAAGAGCGGCAGGCTCAGGCGCCTCATTTCGATCAGGTAGGTGGCTCCGACGCACATCGACACGAGGTGCATGGTGATTTTATCGATCCCGTAGGTTTCGCGGGAAGACAGCGAGCCGTGCTGGACGAGCCGCATGTAGCGGCCGGCGCGCGCGATCCGCACCCGGCGCTCCGGGAAGCGGGCGCAGAGGCGGGCGAGGAAGACATAGTCTTCGCTCACCTTAAAAAACGATTCAGGCTCCGTGCCCCGCAGGTCGGCCGGCCGAAAGAGACTGCCGAGGGTCAGCACCTGCATTTCGCCGGTGGCCACGAGGTAACAGAGCAGCTCGAAGCCGGTCTTGCCGTCGAACCCGCGGCGGTCGTACTGGAGGTTCATCTGGAGGGACTCGTTGAAGGCGAAGACCGCCGGCATGGCGGTGAAGAGCGCCGGGGCGTCCATGTCCATCAGCGCCGTCGCCTCATCCAGGAACGCATCCGCCTCGTTCAGGAAGTCGTCGTCGTCGCAGAACCCCATGTAGGGCGTGTCGGCCAGGGCGATGCCCGCGCCGCGGGTGCAGGCGACGCCGCGGTTGGTGTCGTAGTGATGGATGTGGATGTCGGGCCGGCCAGCGGTCAGCAGGTCGAGGTCCGCCCTCGTCGTGGCGCTGGCGCCGTCGCAGACGATCTGGAGCGGCAGTCCATCCCACAGCCCCTCCTCCAGGTACAGGGAGAAATACCGGAGGCGGTCGAACAGCGGCATGACAAACGTCACGTCGGCGTGTCGACTGGCGCCTCGCGGCGTGGCGCGGGCTTTCTGGAGTTCGAGGATGCTGTTCATAGGAAGGGCGATACAAGACGTGTGTTGGCCCCGAGGTCAAAAACCCTGCCATCGCCCGACAGGTCGCGCGGCAGGTCGTCGGCCGCACGCCGTAACGAACACCGGGCCGTTGCCGGTGCCTCGCCGGCCGATCGTCGGGCAATTTCCGCCCCTGATTCAGGAAACTTATGCCCGCATTCCGGAGGTGATTGGACCCCTGCGCGACGCAGATCCCCCCATGCCGGCATGGCAAGTCTTTTGTACATCCCCCCTCCACGCAACTCCTACACATCGGTCACCTTCATGCTGCTCCGACTCGAAAACAGCTATCAATCCATGACGTCGCACGTCCGCCAGGTGGAGCGGATCGCGAACAACCTCGCCAACGCCAGCACGGTCGGCTTCCGGAAGGACCGCTCATTCGTCGAGGTGCTGGCCGAGGGGCTCGACAAAGAAGAGTCACCCTACAGCACGCGCCAGCTCGGGCACTGGGTGGACCAGCAGCAGGGCAGCCTCGAGCAGACCGGCGGTTCGCTGGATGTGGCCCTGAACGGCGAAGGGTTCTTCGTTCTCTCCGACCCCGATACCGGGGCCACACGCTATACCCGCGCCGGCCATTTCCTCACGGATGAGGAGGGCACACTCCGCGCGCCGAACGGCCTCGTCGTCGAGGGCCAGGCCGGCCCGATCACCATCCCCGAGGACGCGGTGACCGTCGAGATCCGCCGCAACGGCGACGTGATCGTGGACGACAGCCTGGTAGGGACCCTGCGCGTCGTCCGCTTCGACGCGCCGGAACAGCTGACCCGCATCGACGCGGCCTCGTTCCTCGCGAACGGTGTCGAACCGCAGGACATCGACGAGCCGGCCGTCATCCAGGGCCAGCTCGAAAACAGCAACGTAGACGCCGTCCGCGAGATGAGCGAACTCATCGCCTACAGCCGTCTCTTCGAAGCCCAACAAAAAACCCTGACCACCGTCGACGGCTACCTCGAACGCGCCACGCGCGAATTGAGCCGGTTCTGATTGGTTACAGGTTTACAGGTTGCAGGTTACAGGTTCTCAAACTTGCTGCCTTCAACCTGTAAACCTGCAACCTGCAAACCTGCAAACCTGCAACTTTCCAACCTGCAACCAACATGTTAAGAGCACTCTGGACCGCCGCGCTGGGCATGCAAGCCCAGCAACAGGGCGTTGACAACATCGCCAATAACCTCGCCAACGCGAACACGACGGGGTACAAACACTCCAAGATCGTATTTCAGGACCTGCTGTATCAGACGGTCCGCGCCCCGAGTGAGGGAGACTCGGGGACGACGCAGCCGGCGACGTTGCAGATGGGCCATGGCGCCACGGCTATCGCCACCGTCCGCAATTTCCAACAGGGCGGCCTGACCGAGACGCAGAATCCGCTCGATATCGCCATCAACGGCGAGGGCTTCCTCCAGGTCACCCGGCAGGACGGCACGGTGGCCTACACCCGCGACGGCACATTCACGCTGAACGCCGAGGGCACCATCGTCACCCAGAGCGGTCTCCGCCTGGAGCCCGAAATCTCGATCCCGCCAGATGCCAGCCGGGTGGATATTTCGCAGGATGGGGTGGTGATGGCCACGATCCCGGGGGATGTTACTCCCGTAGAACTCGGTCAGATCGAGCTCGCTCGTTTCAACAACGACAGCGGCTTGCTGGCCATCGGCGGCAACCTCTATGAGCAGACCAACGCCAGCGGCGAGCCCATCATCGGGACGCCTGGCCAGGAGGGTCTGGGTGGGTTGATCCAGGGCTATCTGGAGAACTCGAACGTGCAGGTGGTCCAGGAAATGGTCAACCTCATCACGGCCCAGCGCGCCTACGAATTGAACACGAAGGTGGTTACCACGGCCGACCAGATGCTGCAGCAGGCCAACCAGATTAAGCGGTAATTAAGGCAACATGAAAAAGGCAAAAGGCAAAATCGGGTTTGTACGGGGTCCGCGGTTTATGTGGAACTTCCCCCTTCGTGGGGCGCCTTTTGCCCTTTGCCTTTCTTGTTTTTCCTTTTTCCTTTCCTCTTTTGCCTTTTGCCTTCCTTCCCCGGCGCAGCCGGGCAAGGCGCGGATTCTAGCGGCGGCGCGGGCCGCGCTGGATGCCGCGTATCCCGAGCAGGCCGGCCGGCTTGACGTACGGCTGGTGCGGACAGGGGGCGAACTCCCGGACGACGGCCCGCTCCGCCTCGTGCTGCCCCCCGGCAACGCCCTCCCCCGGGGCAGGCTTCAGGCCGACCTCGAACGACAAGAGGTTGATGGCATCTGGCTGGAAAGCGGCTGGGCGCAGATCTATATCGCCCATTTTGACTCGGTCGCCACGCCGATCCGTACAGTCAACAAAGACGAAAAGATCGACTCCGGGGATGTGGCCTTTGCCTGGATTGAAACCACACGGTTTGCCGGGGAGCCGCTTACGCCGGCCCTCTTCCGCGAACTGGCGGTCGGACCGCTCTTCGCACATCGGCACCTCGGCGCGGACCGCGCCCTGCAGCGTGACGACGTGCGGCCGGCGTACGCGGCAACCACCGGAGAACCGGTGGAGATGACGTACCGGCGGGAGCGCCTGCTCCTTTCGATCAAAGGCCAGGCCCGATCGCAGGGCTTTGTCGGCGACAGCATTCGGCTGTATGCGCCGGCGACCAAAACCATGTATAAAGTCCGCCTCACCGGCCCCGGCGCCGCGGAGTGGATCGAAACCTTGAAGTAACCCATGAAAAACGCCCGACGCATCCTGATCCTTAGCGGACTCGTGACGTTGTCCTTCCTCTTCCCCTCCCTGTCCGCGGCCCAGCGCTCCATGTTCGCCGACATCAAGGCCTATCGGATCGGGGATGCGATCACGATCAACCTGGCCGAGCGGACCGCCGCCGAGCGCGAGAGCCAGTGGGAGCGCAGCAGCCGGTCCAACCTCGACAGCGGCAGCAGCCTCGACGCCGGCGCCACGCTGAACGGGCAATTCGGCGTAAACGCCTCGTTTCAGAATGACGCCGAGCGGAGA
Proteins encoded in this region:
- a CDS encoding DUF1080 domain-containing protein, with the translated sequence MHNILLKPAGILVLLLVAAGCEAPPESRALFNGRDLTGWHIDIPAMDTSAVENPFFVRDGLLVSAGTPEGHLITDDVHQNYRLEIEYRFAGEPGNCGALVHASTPRALYAMFPKSIEVQMLHENAGDFWVIVEDIEVPDMEARRGPRAEWGITEGKARRILNLTDGSERPVGEWNAMTIETVGNTLRVWLNGDLVNDGFNATVDRGQIALQAEGAEVEFRKVALTPITQLSPAE
- a CDS encoding DUF1801 domain-containing protein, yielding MNEPPVKPATVDAYIAGFPPDIQEILRTLQATVRKALPEADEKISYGMPAFAQHGMVIYYAAFKKHIGIFPPVKGDAQLQKDIARYRGEKGNLQLPLSEPIPYDLIARIAAARLHENLERKAAKKR
- a CDS encoding phospholipase D family protein; this encodes MFSTATTEHAGQTGIFPLAGPRQAFVALHQLVDAAQDTIDALYYIWRGDQSGLLLFEALWRAAERGVRVRLLLDDGTTEELDPTLAGLDTHPNIEVRIYNPLRWRKLRYMNALTDFWRSNRRMHNKSLTVDGKAIVTGGRNVGNEYYAEGDGMAFTDLDVLAIGAVVEEAGTMFDLYWTSTLAAPISRLVPPAGPAEGERLLDQFTANRMDPDSTGYMQALYETPILTELEEGKRAWIWTEAHLLYDDPLKTLGHDEHPEVLLLTQLLEHIGSPVRRLDLVSAYFVPMAAGTATLKRLSERGVQVRVLTNSLESTDVTAVHAGYAKRRKALLRAGVQLFELKRGWGDTTGAHESIGGSSAASLHAKTFALDDRHVFVGSFNFDPRSARFNTEMGLLLDSPDLARRLSHVFDAEFALTAYEVYLTPEGRLEWLEWTPEGKKRHTIEPGTTAFRRLKVRLLALLPFEWML
- a CDS encoding nuclear transport factor 2 family protein; amino-acid sequence: MSTLDIARKLADLCRQGQNLEAINTLFAEDAMSVEAGAPPGSEREARGLEAIRAKSAWWVANHDVHSATVTGPWPHDDRFIVGFQYDITHKPSGRRMQMDEVGLFQVKNGKIVREEYFYHMG
- a CDS encoding tetratricopeptide repeat protein, giving the protein MKKGVVFYETSGVANAYMSVLRAASEAGYVPILKEADALRDRPTLHAAHAAGIPCIDWHAFASLPLRERAAVESTRRVNALLTLMKIAEVAPGAASTDGGLLHEVGQPFFRSLLRRLEQQVLAIDTLKRVLHAYDVRLIVVGDDHSDASRAVVHFAREAQVPTLALGEWWYGSGLEAVAEPALFADFAAVGSRLDRDRLVAAGVASDQVFVTGWPGKAEPGAGGNEQRTQKHEARLRLGMPPDRPVILLRVPPFEGVSADFARRFRFSMALHIAALQATRAVQGGCQLIVEPAAEDEALLVAAGADVAGLGKHYEKWLDEEGYGDVYLVRCSNGDAVRAADMVVCLESSHAVVESMLRRRPVIAVTMDPEAALAHEGLVGPLVVRRLPDLTAAIESLLADPGRARAVVQRQNQHLADVNHSADGLAAERLARLVLALCRQGASLDAHAWDEPMPDIIAACAAMKTAEQERLVEGVRAVRRLRTAQPAEAEALVRELARVFPRHAQPVWELYDILTMAGRTEESARLLERFSASFDETHAPLTVLVRLGLIRLRAGNREAALNAFEQARLQAPYEPAVLTSLGKLYMDTGRHAEALDLLRDATGRLPEDPDIWLALAHAARQLDDHETFKKASETYHLLADKPATPEME
- a CDS encoding glycosyltransferase, encoding MDQRQFDAKETIKSCIQNGQLSEAEALLATWRKTYGQDERYYLLGAIVALERKQYPEAEERLFAALAQAPERFEVLYLLGNLYEQMADFPYALEWYRKARLVANANQLAQIDAVPQRIPGVEPGLSMGKRKLTLFVRAGFDQFLDDLIGGLNRHYDVTKAVISRIEEVAPLMEQADICWFEWCDELVVHASRLEVARRKPIVCRLHRYEVFTPMPAQVQWENIDTLMLVTDHLITILRSTVPGIEDRVQVAVVCNGVAIDRYRFTPRSPGFNLASVGYIHSRKNPTLLLQILAKLVRFDARYKLYVAGQFQEPMVQIYWNHMIKEMGLANNVQFDGWQKDIGGWLSDKQFLLSTSMHESFGYSIAEAMACGIKPVVHNFPFSGGIWPEQVLFNTVDEAVGMVTSHIYSSKAYRDFIEQHYSLFQQITETRKVLSALPMEKRSDRKAALFQKGALRETLAQLIPTETTG
- a CDS encoding glycosyltransferase family 2 protein, producing MNSILELQKARATPRGASRHADVTFVMPLFDRLRYFSLYLEEGLWDGLPLQIVCDGASATTRADLDLLTAGRPDIHIHHYDTNRGVACTRGAGIALADTPYMGFCDDDDFLNEADAFLDEATALMDMDAPALFTAMPAVFAFNESLQMNLQYDRRGFDGKTGFELLCYLVATGEMQVLTLGSLFRPADLRGTEPESFFKVSEDYVFLARLCARFPERRVRIARAGRYMRLVQHGSLSSRETYGIDKITMHLVSMCVGATYLIEMRRLSLPLFRDLLRKRGDVLQASYTRGREAAAFIAHLLGGREPVASDDESREVLRVLESNRILLPAEFKRLAGWN
- a CDS encoding flagellar hook basal-body protein is translated as MASLLYIPPPRNSYTSVTFMLLRLENSYQSMTSHVRQVERIANNLANASTVGFRKDRSFVEVLAEGLDKEESPYSTRQLGHWVDQQQGSLEQTGGSLDVALNGEGFFVLSDPDTGATRYTRAGHFLTDEEGTLRAPNGLVVEGQAGPITIPEDAVTVEIRRNGDVIVDDSLVGTLRVVRFDAPEQLTRIDAASFLANGVEPQDIDEPAVIQGQLENSNVDAVREMSELIAYSRLFEAQQKTLTTVDGYLERATRELSRF